The genomic stretch GAGCATGCCCTGCAGAGAGGACACCCGCGGCGACGCGACGCTGAACGGGGGAGGGCAGCCGAAGCAGCCGGATGGTGTTCGTGATCTGCGGACGCGACCGACCGATCCGCTGCCCGAGCTGCTCCTGCGTGATACCGAAGTCGGCGAGGAGCTGCTGGTACGCCGACGCCTCTTCCAGCGGGTTCAGCTGGGCGCGGTGCAGGTTCTCCAGGAGCGCGTCCCGGAGCATCGCGTCGTCAGGCGTCTCCTTCACGATCGCCGGGATCGTCGCGAGCCCGAGTTCCTTCGTGGCGCGGAGTCGTCGCTCACCCATGATGAGCTCGTACTGCGGCGCAGTCCCGGCAGCACCAGCGATGGGTCGCACCACGATCGGCTGCAGCAGACCGATCTCACGGATGGAGTGCACGAGCTCCTGCAGCTCTTCCTCGCGGAACTCCTTCCGCGGCTGCTGGGCGTTCGGCACGATGTCGAGCGGGTTGAGGTTCGCCAGCCGTGCACCCGGAACGGCCAGCAGCTCTTCTGCCGTGCCGCCACCGGTCGCCTCCGACGCCGAGGTCCCACCCGACGGGAAGAAGACGTCGACGGGCCGCTCCTGCTGCTCGTTCGTGGTGGGGATCAGCGCGCCGATGCCACGCCCGAGTCCGGTCCGCTTGGGTGCCATCAGGCCTTTGCTCCTCGTTCTGCGATCTCGGCCGCGGCCTCCAGGTAGGAGAGCGAGCCGGTGGAGTTGACGTCGTACGACACCACACTCTGCCCGTAGCTGGGCGCTTCACTGACCCGGACCGACCTCGGGATCATCGCCTGCAGCACCTGGTCGCCGAAGTGGGTCCGAACCTCGTTGGCGACCTGGTTCGCCAGGTTCGTCCGCCCGTCGTACATGGTCAGCAGGATCGTCGACACGGCCAGGTGCGGGTTGAGGTGCCGCTCGATGAGCTCGATGTTCCGCAGCAGCTGGCTGAGACCCTCGAGCGCGTAGTACTCGCA from Curtobacterium sp. MCLR17_032 encodes the following:
- a CDS encoding ParB/RepB/Spo0J family partition protein, with the protein product MAPKRTGLGRGIGALIPTTNEQQERPVDVFFPSGGTSASEATGGGTAEELLAVPGARLANLNPLDIVPNAQQPRKEFREEELQELVHSIREIGLLQPIVVRPIAGAAGTAPQYELIMGERRLRATKELGLATIPAIVKETPDDAMLRDALLENLHRAQLNPLEEASAYQQLLADFGITQEQLGQRIGRSRPQITNTIRLLRLPSPVQRRVAAGVLSAGHARAILAAPDAEAMEYLAEKIVNEDLSVRAAEAIAQQLSTKTPAKTPAAPSKRQVHFNDMAERLGDRLNTRVKIAVGARKGSVTIDFANPDDLSRILGELGIQDVAG